A single genomic interval of Chitinophaga sp. 180180018-3 harbors:
- a CDS encoding SusD/RagB family nutrient-binding outer membrane lipoprotein, whose translation MKNKSLKYIWAIPLAAVFAGGCSKFEKINTNPNQTTQVTSGMLATNMILSITKSDISSAKSFMQPFLLSKYLTWGEGQEGFQYNKLGRSGFGRMTLLKNVPPMIGYAQDEGQRTSYRALGHFIRAWQFFQTTMQVGDIPYSQAVKGESDNIIQPVYDKQKDVFMGILNELDSANILFAGGANFDGDPIYNGKADNWRRLTNSFELHVLMNLYRKTADPDLKVVSRFADIVANRPLMRNYQDNLALTYKATAGQNYPWSDVPAGSGNSFVKSNYTMLSATLINPLKALQDKRLFYYAKPSPVKIAAGKSMTDWDAYVGAEPSDPFPALQTMRVSKDYSDLNNRYVNLVNAEPVSVFSYQELQFILAEATLRGWISGTPAQSYYTAGITSAMKFTAAYTPDVEDYHHNMKIDDSYIQSYVTSVALAGSFQQQLSQIITQKYLAGFLQGCNYNAWYEQRRTGYPVFVLNSSTNLNIPTTSFPVRWLYPSNELSYNNANLDAAIQRQFGGSDNVNSVMWLLKD comes from the coding sequence ATGAAAAATAAATCACTGAAATATATATGGGCAATACCGCTGGCGGCAGTTTTTGCCGGTGGCTGTTCCAAATTTGAGAAAATCAATACGAACCCCAACCAGACAACACAGGTAACGTCCGGGATGCTGGCCACCAACATGATCCTGTCGATCACAAAGTCGGATATCAGCTCTGCCAAAAGTTTTATGCAGCCTTTTCTGCTAAGTAAATATCTTACCTGGGGAGAAGGACAGGAGGGTTTCCAGTATAATAAATTAGGCCGCTCCGGCTTCGGACGAATGACCCTGCTGAAAAATGTGCCACCCATGATCGGTTACGCGCAGGACGAAGGACAACGAACCTCTTACCGGGCACTGGGGCACTTTATCCGCGCCTGGCAGTTCTTCCAGACAACCATGCAGGTAGGGGATATCCCTTATTCGCAGGCAGTGAAAGGCGAATCAGATAATATCATACAGCCGGTATATGATAAGCAGAAAGATGTATTCATGGGAATACTCAATGAATTGGATAGCGCCAATATACTGTTCGCAGGTGGAGCAAACTTCGACGGAGATCCTATCTACAATGGAAAAGCAGATAACTGGCGTCGTCTTACAAATAGCTTCGAACTGCATGTGCTGATGAACCTGTACCGGAAAACAGCTGATCCTGATCTGAAAGTAGTGAGCCGATTTGCGGATATTGTTGCTAACAGGCCACTGATGCGTAATTACCAGGATAACCTGGCGCTTACTTACAAGGCCACTGCCGGGCAAAACTATCCCTGGTCCGACGTGCCTGCAGGCTCCGGCAACTCCTTTGTTAAATCAAATTACACAATGCTTTCAGCTACCCTGATCAATCCCCTGAAAGCGCTACAAGACAAACGCCTGTTCTATTATGCGAAGCCATCTCCGGTAAAAATTGCAGCAGGCAAATCGATGACCGACTGGGATGCCTACGTTGGTGCGGAACCATCGGATCCTTTTCCGGCTTTGCAGACAATGAGGGTTTCCAAAGATTATTCAGATCTGAATAACAGGTATGTAAACCTCGTGAATGCTGAACCGGTAAGTGTATTCAGCTACCAGGAGCTGCAGTTCATTCTGGCAGAAGCTACCCTGCGTGGCTGGATTTCCGGTACACCTGCACAAAGCTACTATACAGCCGGTATTACCAGCGCAATGAAATTTACAGCAGCTTATACACCCGATGTAGAAGACTACCATCACAACATGAAAATAGATGACAGCTATATTCAGTCGTATGTCACGAGTGTTGCACTGGCAGGCAGTTTCCAGCAACAGCTGTCGCAGATCATTACGCAAAAATACCTGGCGGGTTTCCTGCAGGGGTGTAACTATAACGCCTGGTATGAACAGCGCCGTACAGGATATCCCGTATTCGTGCTGAACAGCAGTACCAACCTGAATATCCCTACTACCAGTTTCCCGGTTCGTTGGTTGTATCCCTCCAATGAATTGAGTTATAACAATGCCAACCTGGATGCTGCTATCCAGCGGCAGTTTGGAGGCAGCGATAATGTGAACAGCGTGATGTGGCTGTTGAAAGATTAA
- a CDS encoding ribonuclease H-like YkuK family protein, which produces MQWRRFNGEVIHLPVKEEVRQAIVRETANGYKLKVCIGTDSQVKGLDTEFATVIVFLREGHGGFMFIHNEKTKDRYSIKERMLIEVAKSIEIAYELCDLFTEYDVDMEVHADINTNPQFKSNLALREAMGYILGMGFAFKAKPEAFASSSCANKVVN; this is translated from the coding sequence ATGCAATGGAGAAGATTTAATGGAGAGGTCATCCACCTTCCGGTGAAGGAAGAAGTGAGGCAGGCTATTGTGCGCGAAACCGCTAACGGTTATAAGCTCAAAGTTTGCATCGGCACTGACTCACAGGTAAAAGGACTGGATACGGAGTTCGCAACCGTGATTGTTTTCCTCAGGGAGGGCCACGGCGGATTTATGTTTATCCATAATGAGAAGACCAAAGACCGCTACTCTATCAAGGAACGTATGCTGATAGAAGTAGCTAAAAGTATCGAGATCGCTTATGAATTGTGTGATCTCTTTACTGAGTATGATGTAGACATGGAAGTTCATGCCGACATCAATACTAACCCACAGTTCAAAAGTAATCTGGCGTTGCGTGAAGCAATGGGCTATATCCTGGGTATGGGCTTTGCGTTTAAAGCCAAACCAGAAGCTTTCGCCAGCAGCAGCTGCGCCAATAAGGTAGTGAATTAA
- a CDS encoding CoA-binding protein has translation METSNEKKFTVVLGASPNPERYSNMAVNRLTAKGHPVVAIGNRAAAIGDIPVITEHPPLEKVDTVTMYLNPIVQREYYDYILQLQPRRIIFNPGAENPELEEIAREHNIQPVEACTLVLLSTGQF, from the coding sequence ATGGAAACTAGCAATGAAAAGAAATTCACTGTGGTGCTGGGAGCTTCTCCCAACCCTGAAAGATACAGTAACATGGCGGTGAACAGGCTTACTGCCAAGGGACATCCGGTAGTAGCCATTGGTAATCGCGCTGCAGCTATCGGCGACATACCTGTTATTACTGAACATCCTCCTTTGGAAAAAGTGGATACGGTAACGATGTATCTCAATCCGATTGTTCAAAGGGAGTATTACGATTATATACTGCAGTTGCAACCGCGACGTATTATTTTCAATCCCGGTGCAGAAAATCCGGAACTGGAAGAAATTGCCAGGGAGCACAATATTCAGCCTGTAGAAGCCTGCACGCTCGTTTTACTCAGTACTGGCCAGTTTTAG
- a CDS encoding TIGR01777 family oxidoreductase: MKNKHIVIAAGTGFLGSSLASYFSRHNHITILTRQLLPDTNRIRHVQWDAVHPGSWASCLEKADMLINLAGRSVNCRYTAANKALIMDSRVNATRALGAAIQQLKYPPALWINAGSATIYRHAEDRAMNEYNGEMVDDFSTQVCKQWEAAFDAYDLPHTRKIVLRIAIALGWQPGGAMHPYLRLAKCGLGGYQGHGRQMCSWVHITDVCRMVEWLYDNEQPSRVFNCAAPGPVPNKVFMQAVRQAVGAPFGLPAPTPLLKMGAALIGTETELVLKSRWVLPEKALRAGFAFRFPAIQEALSDIVAHLQLRSGHTDFVN, translated from the coding sequence ATGAAAAACAAACATATTGTGATTGCTGCGGGAACCGGATTTCTGGGCAGCAGTCTGGCCAGCTACTTCAGTCGGCATAATCACATCACCATACTCACCCGGCAATTGCTTCCGGATACAAACCGGATACGCCATGTACAATGGGATGCCGTACATCCCGGAAGCTGGGCCAGCTGCCTGGAAAAAGCCGACATGCTGATCAATCTTGCCGGGAGGAGTGTAAACTGCCGGTATACGGCTGCCAATAAAGCGCTGATTATGGATAGCAGGGTTAATGCTACCAGAGCGCTGGGCGCTGCTATTCAGCAACTGAAATACCCACCGGCATTATGGATCAATGCGGGAAGCGCCACCATTTACCGTCATGCGGAAGACAGGGCCATGAACGAATATAATGGAGAAATGGTGGATGATTTCTCCACACAGGTGTGCAAACAATGGGAAGCAGCATTTGATGCCTATGATTTGCCGCATACCCGCAAAATAGTACTGCGTATTGCCATTGCGCTCGGATGGCAGCCGGGTGGCGCCATGCATCCATACCTCCGGCTTGCTAAATGTGGACTGGGAGGCTATCAGGGGCATGGCCGGCAAATGTGCTCCTGGGTGCATATAACGGATGTGTGCAGGATGGTGGAATGGTTATATGATAATGAACAGCCCTCCAGAGTTTTTAATTGCGCCGCGCCAGGCCCGGTACCGAACAAGGTTTTCATGCAGGCAGTCAGACAGGCCGTGGGCGCGCCATTCGGGCTACCGGCACCAACACCGTTGCTGAAAATGGGCGCTGCATTGATTGGCACCGAAACAGAACTGGTACTGAAAAGCAGATGGGTGCTTCCGGAGAAAGCGTTGCGGGCGGGCTTTGCATTCCGGTTTCCGGCTATTCAGGAGGCCCTCAGCGATATTGTAGCTCATTTACAACTGCGGTCTGGTCATACAGATTTTGTAAATTAG
- a CDS encoding MarR family transcriptional regulator: MNLVEAKAQFIQTWGSLGAQWGINRTMAQIHALLLVMPDPLSADDIMEELNISRGNTNMNVRELINWGLVERILIPGERKEFFVAEKDIWKVATYIARERKKRELDPIMKVLLQLQQAEGNPKDKEMKAFKDSISNITKFAQQTDKTISAFIKSEESWFYSSLLKLIK, translated from the coding sequence ATGAATTTAGTGGAAGCAAAAGCACAGTTTATTCAAACATGGGGCTCACTTGGCGCCCAATGGGGCATTAACCGTACGATGGCCCAGATTCACGCGCTGTTGCTGGTGATGCCTGATCCTCTGAGCGCAGACGATATCATGGAAGAATTGAACATTTCCCGCGGTAACACCAATATGAACGTCCGGGAACTGATCAACTGGGGACTGGTGGAACGTATCCTTATTCCTGGCGAAAGAAAGGAGTTTTTCGTAGCAGAAAAAGATATCTGGAAAGTAGCCACCTATATTGCCCGTGAAAGGAAAAAACGCGAGCTGGATCCGATCATGAAAGTACTGCTGCAACTGCAACAGGCGGAAGGCAATCCGAAAGACAAAGAGATGAAAGCCTTCAAAGATTCCATCTCCAATATTACCAAGTTTGCCCAGCAGACTGATAAAACCATCAGTGCATTCATAAAATCAGAAGAAAGCTGGTTCTATAGCAGTTTGCTCAAACTCATTAAGTAA
- a CDS encoding pyruvate dehydrogenase complex dihydrolipoamide acetyltransferase — protein MAEVIRMPLLSDTMTEGVIAEWHKKVGDTVKADDVIAEVETDKATMEVMGYVEGTLLYIGVEKGKAAKVNEIIAIVGKPGEDYASLLEGKKDAPAPAAAAPAPAPQAAPAVAAPADDAALKEALKNATVIRMPLLSDTMTEGKIVAWNKKLGDTVKSDDVLAEVETDKATMEVIGYADGTLLYIGVKEGDAAKVNGIIAIVGKQGTNVDAILAAENGAPAASATAAPAQAAAPATTAAAAPVASGNTDGRIKASPLAKKLAEEKGIDLSQVPGSGDNGRIVKKDIDTFVPAAKVAAPAASSAAPAVAAFVPAGQEGFTDIPLSKMRQTIARRLSESKFSAPHFYLKIDVAMDKAMEARKVINEISPVKISFNDMVIKAAAMALRQHPAVNSSWMGDFIRENQHIHIGSAVAIEDGLIVPVIRFADQKTLSQIATEAKGLYDKAKNKKLQPPEFSGNTFSISNLGMLGIDEFTAIINPPDSAILAVGGIKETAVIEKGQMKVVNIMKLTLSCDHRAIDGAVGARFLATLKGFLENPVTMLV, from the coding sequence ATGGCAGAAGTTATCAGAATGCCCCTTTTAAGCGATACGATGACGGAAGGGGTGATTGCGGAATGGCATAAAAAGGTGGGCGATACAGTTAAGGCAGACGACGTTATAGCTGAAGTGGAAACGGATAAAGCAACAATGGAAGTGATGGGGTACGTTGAAGGAACCCTCCTCTATATAGGTGTTGAAAAAGGAAAAGCAGCTAAGGTTAATGAGATTATTGCCATTGTAGGTAAACCGGGAGAAGATTACGCTTCTCTGCTTGAAGGTAAAAAAGATGCTCCTGCTCCGGCGGCTGCTGCTCCGGCACCAGCACCACAGGCAGCTCCTGCTGTTGCTGCACCGGCTGATGACGCTGCCCTCAAAGAAGCGCTGAAAAATGCTACTGTTATCCGTATGCCGCTCCTGAGCGACACCATGACAGAAGGTAAAATAGTTGCCTGGAACAAGAAGCTAGGCGACACAGTAAAAAGTGATGATGTACTGGCGGAAGTGGAAACTGATAAGGCAACCATGGAAGTAATCGGTTATGCCGACGGTACTTTATTATATATCGGTGTAAAAGAAGGAGATGCTGCTAAAGTGAATGGCATCATCGCCATCGTAGGCAAGCAAGGCACCAATGTAGACGCTATACTGGCTGCCGAAAATGGCGCTCCTGCTGCATCGGCAACTGCCGCACCTGCTCAGGCTGCCGCACCTGCTACCACTGCAGCTGCTGCCCCGGTAGCATCCGGTAATACCGATGGCCGTATCAAAGCCTCTCCGCTGGCTAAAAAGCTGGCTGAGGAGAAAGGCATCGATCTGAGCCAGGTTCCTGGTTCCGGCGACAATGGCCGCATTGTTAAGAAAGATATAGACACCTTCGTTCCTGCGGCTAAAGTAGCAGCTCCTGCTGCATCCAGTGCTGCTCCTGCAGTTGCTGCGTTTGTACCTGCCGGTCAGGAAGGCTTTACAGATATTCCGTTGAGCAAAATGCGTCAGACTATTGCACGACGCCTCAGCGAAAGCAAATTCTCTGCACCTCACTTCTATCTGAAAATAGATGTAGCCATGGATAAGGCCATGGAGGCGCGCAAAGTCATTAATGAAATTTCTCCGGTTAAGATCTCCTTCAACGACATGGTGATCAAAGCCGCAGCGATGGCTCTTCGCCAGCATCCGGCGGTGAACAGCAGCTGGATGGGCGATTTCATCCGTGAGAACCAGCATATTCACATCGGTTCTGCGGTAGCGATCGAAGATGGCCTGATTGTACCTGTTATCCGTTTCGCGGACCAGAAAACATTGAGCCAGATTGCTACAGAAGCTAAAGGCCTGTACGATAAAGCCAAGAACAAAAAACTGCAGCCACCCGAATTCAGTGGTAACACTTTCAGCATTTCCAACCTGGGTATGCTGGGTATCGACGAATTCACTGCCATTATCAATCCACCGGATTCTGCTATCCTCGCTGTAGGTGGTATTAAAGAAACTGCTGTGATTGAAAAAGGCCAGATGAAGGTCGTTAATATCATGAAGCTGACCCTGAGCTGTGATCACAGAGCTATCGATGGTGCGGTAGGCGCACGTTTCCTGGCTACGCTGAAAGGCTTCCTGGAAAATCCGGTAACAATGCTGGTATAA